A single genomic interval of Gammaproteobacteria bacterium harbors:
- a CDS encoding GNAT family N-acetyltransferase, protein MALAELKAIPEIHSRRLRLEGLRPEHAAPLHAGVFSREKVMHYTTLMPFESLEHTAEFIDEQLRGFRERRSVHWLASEKNGDDLVGIVSLHDINLRHERAELGYVLTESAWGKGHASEIVASLLRFGFHTLGLARIEAEVAWGNEASIRVLEKNGLRKEGVRQARYRKGDTFRDATVFGMLAPRLR, encoded by the coding sequence TTGGCGCTTGCTGAACTCAAGGCGATACCGGAAATCCACAGCCGCAGGCTCCGTCTCGAAGGCCTGCGCCCCGAGCATGCGGCCCCACTGCACGCCGGCGTTTTCAGCAGGGAAAAGGTGATGCACTACACCACCTTGATGCCATTTGAATCGCTCGAACACACAGCCGAGTTCATCGACGAACAGTTGCGTGGCTTCAGGGAGCGACGGTCGGTGCACTGGCTGGCCAGCGAGAAGAACGGGGATGACCTGGTCGGCATCGTCAGCCTGCATGACATCAACCTGCGGCATGAGCGTGCCGAACTGGGCTACGTGCTGACCGAATCGGCGTGGGGCAAGGGGCATGCCAGCGAAATCGTCGCAAGCTTGCTGCGCTTCGGATTTCATACGCTCGGCCTGGCCCGCATCGAGGCAGAAGTTGCCTGGGGCAACGAGGCGTCGATTCGCGTCCTGGAAAAGAATGGCTTGCGCAAGGAAGGTGTCCGGCAGGCCCGCTACCGGAAGGGCGACACCTTCCGTGACGCCACCGTGTTCGGCATGCTCGCGCCACGCCTGCGTTGA
- a CDS encoding TerC family protein — protein MFDWIADPNIWAALITLTALEIVLGIDNIIFISIIAGKLPPEQQPKARQLGLAGAVVTRLALLGSVFWLARLTDPLFTLFGEGFSIRDLVLIGGGLFLIAKSTFEIHGSLEVEDHDSPTIPRTISMSAVITQIMILDVVFSLDSVITAIGMADTLWVMATAIIIAVGVMLAFAGIISDFVHEHPTIKMLALSFLVLIGTALVAEGLDFHIPKGYIYFAMAFSFFVEMLNLRIRKQRLAARKTKG, from the coding sequence ATGTTCGACTGGATTGCCGACCCCAACATCTGGGCTGCACTGATCACCCTGACCGCGCTCGAGATCGTGCTGGGCATCGACAACATCATTTTCATTTCCATCATCGCCGGCAAGCTGCCGCCCGAGCAGCAACCCAAAGCGCGGCAGCTCGGCCTGGCCGGGGCCGTTGTGACCCGCCTTGCGCTGCTGGGCTCGGTGTTCTGGCTGGCCAGGCTGACCGATCCGCTGTTCACGCTGTTCGGCGAAGGTTTCTCGATACGTGATCTCGTGCTGATTGGCGGCGGCCTGTTCCTGATTGCGAAGAGCACGTTCGAGATCCACGGCAGCCTGGAAGTCGAGGACCATGATTCCCCGACCATCCCGAGGACCATTTCCATGTCGGCGGTGATCACGCAGATCATGATTCTCGATGTGGTGTTCTCGCTGGATTCGGTCATTACCGCCATCGGCATGGCCGACACCCTGTGGGTCATGGCAACCGCCATCATCATTGCAGTCGGCGTGATGCTCGCCTTCGCCGGCATCATCAGCGACTTCGTGCACGAGCACCCGACGATCAAGATGCTGGCGCTGTCCTTCCTGGTGCTGATCGGCACGGCGCTGGTGGCTGAAGGTCTCGATTTCCACATTCCGAAGGGCTACATCTACTTCGCCATGGCGTTCTCCTTCTTTGTCGAGATGCTCAACCTGCGCATTCGCAAGCAACGGCTGGCTGCTCGCAAGACGAAGGGCTGA
- a CDS encoding dienelactone hydrolase family protein: protein MSDFLDSVQIGPADATHSIVWLHGLGADGHDFEPIVPELRLPSDLRVRFVFPHAPARPITLNNGYVMPAWFDIADLDRNAAVDHEGFTETRAAITQLIEREIERGVPSERIVLAGFSQGGAIALDLGLRLEQKLAGIMGLSTFMLDDLRAELPARPVNAATPFFVAHGEQDPVVPLALGENSRDWLVEQGIDVEWHSYAMPHSVCMEEIADISQWLQKLLRS, encoded by the coding sequence ATGTCGGATTTCCTGGATAGCGTGCAGATCGGCCCCGCGGACGCCACGCACAGCATCGTGTGGTTGCACGGCCTCGGCGCCGACGGCCATGACTTCGAACCCATCGTGCCGGAGCTGCGCCTGCCGTCAGATCTGCGGGTGCGTTTCGTGTTTCCGCATGCTCCCGCACGGCCGATCACCTTGAACAACGGGTACGTCATGCCGGCCTGGTTCGATATCGCGGACCTGGATCGCAATGCCGCGGTGGATCACGAGGGCTTTACCGAGACGCGTGCCGCCATCACGCAACTGATCGAGCGGGAAATCGAGCGGGGTGTTCCGAGCGAGCGCATCGTGCTGGCCGGCTTTTCGCAGGGCGGCGCCATCGCGCTGGATCTCGGTCTGCGGCTGGAGCAGAAACTGGCCGGGATCATGGGCCTGTCGACCTTCATGCTGGACGATTTGCGTGCAGAGCTGCCGGCACGGCCGGTGAATGCGGCAACCCCGTTTTTCGTTGCCCACGGCGAACAGGATCCTGTCGTGCCGCTGGCCCTCGGCGAGAACAGCCGTGACTGGCTGGTGGAGCAGGGCATCGACGTGGAGTGGCACAGCTATGCCATGCCGCACTCGGTCTGCATGGAAGAGATTGCCGATATCAGCCAGTGGCTGCAGAAGCTCCTCCGCAGTTGA